A genomic segment from Barrientosiimonas humi encodes:
- a CDS encoding N-acetylmuramoyl-L-alanine amidase translates to MTGTEPKPTRRPALSRRHFLLAGAAVPATALLAGPAGALVRVDQHAVFTEAARAYGLPVALLAGVSYAQTRWQDHDGRPSASQGYGPMHLVDGDAARRAHARADKPAPAVLDTLGDAARATGLGKEQLRTDPAANVRGAAAIIAEQQRALGRPTGGSTDPASWYAAVAATSGLTSAQAQLDLADAALAAVRSGAALTLPDGTRLATARRAVGSPGEQRVALRDRADAARKLDPRAPQIDAPRGLDVEWLPAPYEQFGPDPGDYGNHDLAFRPKSPTIDYVVIHDTECPYDVALDLVSDPTYVSWQYTLRSSDGHIAQHLLPKDVGWHAGNWYVNSHSIGLEHEGYAAEGAPWFSEPMYRTSARLVRYLCDKYAIPKDRAHIIGHDQVPGTTTPTIPGMHWDPGPFWDWEHYFDLIGSPLDRATLGRRVRAGDVVRILPGFVGNKQPVTGCAGAGDTCGDKDTNFVTLRVAPREDAALVNDIGLHQQGQPATTYVSDHSARATAGLDFVVAEVDGDWTAIWYLGVKGWFRNPASAPTARPVAGRRRVITASGEAAKTYGRCYPEPEAYADPADVQPVSPLIYTIPAGQAYVVTDESPVTDYYKAKTFSLDTPNDHVDIVGKDRYYQISLGHRLAYVRAAEVRFA, encoded by the coding sequence ATGACCGGCACCGAACCGAAGCCCACGCGCCGCCCCGCACTCTCGCGGCGACACTTCCTGCTGGCCGGCGCCGCCGTGCCGGCGACCGCCCTGCTGGCCGGGCCGGCCGGGGCGCTGGTGCGCGTCGACCAGCACGCGGTCTTCACCGAGGCGGCGAGGGCGTACGGCCTGCCGGTGGCGCTGCTCGCGGGTGTCTCCTACGCCCAGACGCGCTGGCAGGACCACGACGGACGGCCCAGCGCCTCGCAGGGTTACGGGCCGATGCACCTCGTCGACGGCGACGCCGCCCGGCGCGCCCACGCCCGCGCCGACAAGCCCGCCCCGGCGGTGCTCGACACCCTCGGCGACGCCGCCCGCGCCACCGGGCTCGGCAAGGAGCAGCTGCGCACCGACCCCGCCGCCAACGTGCGCGGAGCCGCCGCGATCATCGCCGAGCAGCAGCGCGCGCTCGGCCGGCCCACCGGCGGGTCCACCGACCCCGCGAGCTGGTACGCCGCGGTCGCCGCCACCAGCGGCCTCACCTCCGCCCAGGCCCAGCTCGACCTCGCCGACGCCGCGCTCGCCGCCGTGCGCAGCGGCGCCGCGCTCACCCTGCCCGACGGCACCCGGCTCGCGACCGCGCGCCGCGCGGTCGGCTCCCCCGGCGAGCAACGCGTCGCCCTGCGCGACCGGGCCGACGCCGCCCGCAAGCTCGACCCGCGCGCACCGCAGATCGACGCGCCGCGCGGCCTCGACGTCGAGTGGCTGCCGGCGCCGTACGAGCAGTTCGGTCCCGACCCCGGCGACTACGGCAACCACGACCTGGCCTTCCGGCCGAAGTCGCCGACGATCGACTACGTCGTCATCCACGACACGGAGTGCCCCTACGACGTCGCGCTCGACCTGGTGAGCGACCCGACCTACGTCTCCTGGCAGTACACCCTGCGCTCCAGCGACGGCCACATCGCCCAGCACCTGCTGCCCAAGGACGTCGGTTGGCACGCCGGCAACTGGTACGTCAACTCCCACTCGATCGGGCTCGAGCACGAGGGCTACGCCGCCGAGGGCGCCCCGTGGTTCTCCGAGCCGATGTATCGCACGTCGGCCCGGCTGGTGCGCTACCTGTGCGACAAGTACGCCATCCCCAAGGACCGCGCGCACATCATCGGCCACGACCAGGTGCCCGGCACCACGACCCCGACGATCCCCGGGATGCACTGGGACCCGGGCCCGTTCTGGGACTGGGAGCACTACTTCGACCTGATCGGCTCCCCGCTCGACCGGGCCACGCTCGGCCGCCGGGTGCGCGCGGGCGACGTGGTGCGCATCCTGCCCGGCTTCGTCGGCAACAAGCAGCCGGTGACCGGGTGCGCCGGTGCCGGTGACACCTGCGGCGACAAGGACACCAACTTCGTCACGCTGCGGGTCGCCCCGCGCGAGGACGCCGCGCTGGTGAACGACATCGGGCTGCACCAGCAGGGGCAGCCCGCGACGACGTACGTCAGCGACCACAGTGCGCGCGCCACGGCCGGCCTCGACTTCGTGGTGGCCGAGGTCGACGGTGACTGGACCGCGATCTGGTACCTCGGGGTCAAGGGCTGGTTCCGCAACCCCGCGAGCGCGCCGACCGCGCGGCCGGTGGCCGGGCGCCGGCGGGTGATCACGGCGAGCGGGGAGGCCGCGAAGACGTACGGCCGGTGCTACCCCGAGCCCGAGGCGTACGCCGACCCCGCCGACGTGCAGCCGGTGAGCCCGCTGATCTACACGATCCCCGCGGGGCAGGCCTACGTCGTCACCGACGAGTCACCGGTGACCGACTACTACAAGGCCAAGACGTTCTCCCTGGACACCCCGAACGACCACGTCGACATCGTCGGCAAGGACCGCTACTACCAGATCAGCCTCGGTCACCGGCTCGCCTACGTCCGCGCCGCCGAGGTCCGTTTCGCCTGA
- a CDS encoding LLM class flavin-dependent oxidoreductase, which yields MRHGFVVPFASETEFVELARLGEQAGWDAVLSWEGVWRQDAWVQLGAAAVATERIRLGTVVTPAARYRPWDLAALTGSVDRLSGGRVTLGVGLGALNTNWTAFEGETPRKERAELLDECLAIWSRLSAGEKFSHTGAHYQLDLTGELEPGGPPPTAQRPHPPVWAVGALVRGRERQPSLERAARWQGIFPAVVGGDAEPGHSNLDPAALGEIVDRVRALREADGLPWEGYDVVVEGDSHGDFGDTHDPSGWAEAGATWWVESWWDVPGTPAGVEELRRRVAAGPPR from the coding sequence ATGAGACATGGATTCGTGGTGCCGTTCGCCAGCGAGACCGAGTTCGTCGAGCTGGCCCGGCTGGGCGAGCAGGCCGGGTGGGACGCGGTGCTCAGCTGGGAGGGGGTGTGGCGGCAGGACGCCTGGGTGCAGCTGGGCGCGGCCGCGGTGGCGACCGAGCGCATCCGGCTCGGCACGGTGGTCACGCCGGCCGCGCGCTACCGACCGTGGGACCTCGCGGCGCTGACCGGGTCGGTCGACCGGCTCTCCGGCGGACGAGTCACGCTCGGGGTCGGGCTGGGGGCGCTCAACACCAACTGGACCGCGTTCGAGGGCGAGACGCCGCGCAAGGAGCGGGCCGAGCTGCTCGACGAGTGCCTGGCGATCTGGTCGCGGCTGTCGGCCGGCGAGAAGTTCTCGCACACCGGTGCGCACTACCAGCTCGACCTCACCGGCGAGCTCGAGCCGGGCGGTCCACCACCCACCGCGCAGCGGCCCCACCCGCCGGTCTGGGCGGTCGGGGCGCTGGTGCGCGGTCGCGAGCGGCAGCCCTCGCTCGAGCGCGCCGCCCGCTGGCAGGGCATCTTCCCCGCGGTCGTCGGCGGTGACGCCGAGCCGGGCCACAGCAACCTCGACCCCGCCGCGCTGGGCGAGATCGTCGACCGGGTGCGGGCGCTGCGCGAGGCGGACGGGCTGCCGTGGGAGGGCTACGACGTCGTCGTCGAGGGCGACAGCCACGGCGACTTCGGCGACACCCACGACCCGTCCGGCTGGGCCGAGGCGGGTGCGACCTGGTGGGTTGAGTCGTGGTGGGACGTGCCCGGCACCCCCGCCGGGGTCGAGGAGCTGCGCCGCCGGGTCGCCGCCGGGCCGCCCCGCTGA
- the rpmE gene encoding 50S ribosomal protein L31 yields MKKDLHPTYAETTVTCTCGATFTTRSTAESGRIHAEVCSQCHPFYTGKQKILDTGGRVARFQERYGKKAAK; encoded by the coding sequence GTGAAGAAGGACCTTCACCCCACGTACGCCGAGACCACGGTGACCTGCACCTGTGGCGCGACGTTCACCACCCGCAGCACTGCCGAGAGCGGCCGCATCCACGCCGAGGTCTGCTCCCAGTGCCACCCGTTCTACACCGGCAAGCAGAAGATCCTCGACACCGGTGGTCGGGTCGCTCGCTTCCAGGAGCGCTACGGCAAGAAGGCCGCCAAGTAG
- the prfA gene encoding peptide chain release factor 1, protein MLESAESVVAEYADLERALADPAVHADPAALRRLNKRYAALGPTVTAFRTWRAAQDDLAAARELASEDASFAAEVPALEQAEHDAAERLRTLLLPRDEDDDRDVLLEVKAGAGGAEAALFASDLVRMYLRHAERAGWRAEIVDATESDLGGYTDVRLSVQAKGTPEPGTAPWARLKYEGGVHRVQRVPVTESQGRIHTSAAAVLVTPDLEDAEDDVVELAPNDLKIDVYRSSGPGGQSVNTTDSAVRITHLPTGVVVSCQNEKSQLQNKESALRVLRARLRQMQIDEREAQAAEARRSQVRTMDRSERIRTYNFPENRIADHRTGYKAYNLDAVLDGDLGAVIDSAVAADEAARLAAVGE, encoded by the coding sequence GTGCTGGAGTCTGCCGAGTCCGTCGTCGCGGAGTACGCCGACCTCGAGCGAGCGCTCGCCGACCCGGCGGTGCACGCCGACCCGGCGGCGCTGCGCCGGCTGAACAAGCGCTATGCCGCGCTCGGGCCCACGGTGACCGCCTTCCGCACCTGGCGCGCCGCGCAGGACGACCTGGCCGCGGCCCGCGAGCTCGCGAGCGAGGACGCGTCGTTCGCCGCGGAGGTGCCGGCGCTGGAGCAGGCCGAGCACGACGCGGCCGAGCGGCTGCGCACCCTGCTGCTGCCCCGCGACGAGGACGACGACCGCGACGTGCTGCTGGAGGTCAAGGCGGGGGCCGGGGGCGCCGAGGCGGCGCTGTTCGCCTCCGACCTGGTGCGGATGTACCTGCGCCACGCCGAGCGCGCGGGGTGGCGGGCCGAGATCGTCGACGCGACCGAGTCCGACCTGGGCGGCTACACCGACGTGCGGCTGTCGGTGCAGGCCAAGGGCACGCCCGAGCCGGGCACCGCGCCGTGGGCGCGGCTGAAGTACGAGGGCGGGGTGCACCGGGTGCAGCGGGTGCCGGTCACCGAGTCGCAGGGGCGCATCCACACCTCCGCCGCCGCGGTGCTGGTCACGCCCGACCTGGAGGACGCCGAGGACGACGTCGTCGAGCTGGCCCCGAACGACCTGAAGATCGACGTTTACCGCAGCTCCGGGCCCGGTGGTCAGTCGGTCAACACCACCGACTCGGCCGTGCGCATCACCCACCTGCCCACCGGCGTGGTCGTCAGCTGCCAGAACGAGAAGTCGCAGCTGCAGAACAAGGAGTCGGCGCTGCGCGTGCTGCGGGCGCGGCTGCGGCAGATGCAGATCGATGAGCGCGAGGCGCAGGCCGCCGAGGCTCGGCGCTCGCAGGTGCGCACCATGGACCGCAGCGAGCGGATCCGCACCTACAACTTCCCCGAGAACCGCATCGCCGACCACCGCACGGGCTACAAGGCCTACAACCTCGACGCCGTGCTCGACGGCGACCTGGGCGCGGTGATCGACTCGGCGGTGGCGGCGGACGAGGCAGCGCGGCTGGCGGCGGTCGGCGAGTGA
- the prmC gene encoding peptide chain release factor N(5)-glutamine methyltransferase, giving the protein MRAVAGRLRAAGVASPESDAALLLTHAWGRAAADVRRADLLGETPPEPVVERLEGLVAARVQRIPLQHLTGRAPFRDLELQVGPGVFVPRPETEMLVDLAAAGLPQGGRVVDLCTGSGAIALALAAERPDAVVAAVELDPLARAWADRNRATLGLDLDLRSGAAQDAFPELEGEVDVVVSNPPYIPVGMEPVDPEVRDHDPAVALYGGSDDGLRIPLEVAARARALLRPGGLLVMEHADVQGATLPAQLVRQGWVEVHDHDDLTGRPRAVTARAPQA; this is encoded by the coding sequence ATCCGGGCGGTGGCGGGGCGGCTGCGGGCGGCGGGGGTGGCCTCGCCGGAGTCCGACGCCGCGCTGCTGCTGACGCACGCGTGGGGTCGAGCCGCCGCTGACGTACGTCGGGCTGACCTGCTGGGGGAGACGCCGCCGGAGCCGGTGGTCGAGCGGCTCGAGGGGCTGGTGGCCGCGCGGGTGCAGCGCATCCCGCTGCAGCACCTGACCGGCCGGGCGCCGTTCCGCGACCTGGAGCTGCAGGTGGGGCCGGGGGTGTTCGTGCCGCGCCCGGAGACGGAGATGCTGGTCGACCTCGCGGCGGCCGGGCTGCCGCAGGGTGGCCGCGTCGTCGACCTGTGCACCGGGTCCGGCGCCATCGCGCTGGCGCTCGCGGCCGAACGGCCCGACGCCGTGGTGGCGGCGGTCGAGCTGGACCCGCTGGCGCGCGCCTGGGCCGACCGCAACCGCGCGACGCTGGGGCTCGACCTCGACCTGAGGTCGGGGGCTGCGCAGGACGCCTTCCCCGAGCTGGAGGGTGAGGTGGACGTCGTGGTGAGCAACCCGCCGTACATCCCCGTCGGCATGGAGCCGGTCGATCCGGAGGTGCGCGACCACGACCCGGCGGTGGCGCTCTACGGCGGCAGCGACGACGGGCTGCGCATCCCGCTCGAGGTCGCGGCGCGGGCGCGGGCGCTGCTGCGCCCCGGGGGACTGCTCGTGATGGAGCATGCCGACGTGCAGGGCGCGACCCTGCCGGCTCAGCTCGTGCGGCAGGGCTGGGTCGAGGTGCACGACCACGACGACCTCACCGGCCGTCCCCGGGCGGTCACCGCCCGAGCCCCGCAGGCGTGA
- a CDS encoding pentapeptide repeat-containing protein, producing the protein MRREHQDETFDDPAAVLAAVAEARGPLTFVRCDLRELRLRDADLSEIAFVDCAMDGVDLTGARLAETVFTGCRLMGARFERVGGLGFRLERCNLFAANLIGVPLPHADLTGCRLAEAVLRAADLRWAIFDGCDLRDADLTDAQLEGADLRGADLGPCDVPRLRALRGALITPAQAGAIVEDLAGVVVSPA; encoded by the coding sequence ATGCGCAGGGAGCACCAGGACGAGACGTTCGACGACCCGGCCGCGGTGCTCGCGGCAGTGGCCGAGGCGCGCGGGCCGCTGACGTTCGTGCGCTGCGACCTGCGCGAGCTGCGCCTGCGCGACGCCGACCTGTCCGAGATCGCCTTCGTCGACTGCGCGATGGACGGCGTCGACCTCACCGGGGCGCGGCTCGCCGAGACCGTCTTCACCGGCTGCCGGTTGATGGGCGCCCGGTTCGAGCGGGTGGGCGGCCTCGGGTTCCGCCTCGAGCGCTGCAACCTGTTCGCCGCCAACCTGATCGGCGTCCCGCTCCCCCACGCCGACCTCACCGGGTGCCGCCTGGCCGAGGCGGTGCTGCGGGCCGCCGACCTGCGCTGGGCGATCTTCGACGGGTGCGACCTGCGCGACGCCGACCTCACCGACGCCCAGCTCGAGGGCGCCGACCTGCGCGGCGCCGACCTCGGTCCGTGCGACGTCCCGCGGCTGCGCGCGCTGCGCGGCGCCCTCATCACCCCCGCCCAGGCCGGTGCCATCGTCGAGGACCTCGCGGGCGTGGTGGTCAGCCCGGCGTGA
- a CDS encoding L-threonylcarbamoyladenylate synthase: protein MTRVFDCSDETQRAEGIEAARAALLEGRLVVLPTDTVYGLAADAFDVAGVSMIFEAKGRGRDMPPPVLVPNPRTVDGLAMAMPSYAKRLVKELWPGALTIVVRSQQSLSWDLGDTNGTVGLRMPDDELTLTLLAETGPLAVSSANRTGEPAARTATEAGFMLGPYVDVYLDDGERSGGVPSTIVDCTKPDPVVLREGAISIERIREVLGEGMHLVVPPRPEPAAAEPGPDPDAPVHSSADVPEGEEGSLGQHWHDSETGATYAETDAQADDDPNWSYGDDVPHVAQRPVPPPEPAHDPQSPTPNER, encoded by the coding sequence TTGACCCGGGTCTTCGACTGCAGCGACGAGACGCAGCGCGCCGAGGGGATCGAGGCCGCACGGGCGGCCCTCCTCGAGGGGCGCCTCGTCGTGCTGCCCACCGACACGGTGTACGGCCTCGCCGCCGACGCCTTCGACGTCGCCGGCGTCTCGATGATCTTCGAGGCCAAGGGTCGCGGGCGCGACATGCCGCCGCCGGTGCTCGTGCCCAACCCGCGCACGGTCGACGGGCTCGCGATGGCGATGCCGTCGTACGCCAAGCGGCTGGTCAAGGAGCTGTGGCCCGGCGCCCTCACCATCGTGGTGCGCTCCCAGCAGTCGCTGTCGTGGGACCTCGGCGACACCAACGGCACCGTCGGGCTGCGGATGCCCGACGACGAGCTGACCCTGACCCTGCTGGCCGAGACGGGGCCGCTCGCGGTCAGCAGCGCCAACCGCACCGGCGAGCCCGCGGCCCGCACCGCGACCGAGGCGGGGTTCATGCTCGGCCCCTACGTCGACGTCTACCTCGACGACGGCGAGCGCTCCGGCGGGGTGCCGTCCACGATCGTCGACTGCACCAAGCCCGACCCCGTCGTGCTGCGCGAGGGGGCGATCAGCATCGAGCGCATCCGCGAGGTGCTCGGCGAGGGCATGCACCTGGTGGTGCCGCCGCGCCCCGAGCCGGCCGCGGCCGAGCCCGGTCCCGACCCGGACGCCCCGGTGCACTCCTCGGCCGACGTGCCCGAGGGGGAGGAGGGCTCGCTCGGCCAGCACTGGCACGACTCCGAGACCGGAGCGACCTACGCCGAGACCGACGCCCAGGCCGACGACGACCCGAACTGGTCCTACGGCGACGACGTGCCGCACGTCGCGCAGCGGCCGGTCCCGCCGCCCGAACCCGCGCACGACCCGCAGTCCCCGACCCCGAACGAACGGTGA
- the glyA gene encoding serine hydroxymethyltransferase, with amino-acid sequence MTTPFYGPDYSELQQFDPEIADVLVDELERIRGGLQLIASENMSSPSVITALGSTLTNKYAEGYPGRRYYGGCEVVDVAENLAIERCKALFDADHANVQPHSGASANQAVYGAFMKPGETLLAMALPMGGHLTHGTKVSFSGKWFDAVHYGVDKETENIDYDEVERLAKEHRPKVICAGGSAIPRLIDFEFFRNLADEVGAIFWVDAAHFIGLVAGKAIPSPVPYADVVTFTTHKVLRGPRSGALVCREEHAKALDKAVFPMMQGGPQMHTVAAKAVNFKECASPEYADYAKQVIANAQQLATSLGDKGIRPTTGGTDTHLSLHDLQGIGVTGAEAEERADAAGIVLNKNAIPFDPQKPNVASGIRVGAPCVTTQGMGTEEMKTIAELIHTAITEGDGTREHPAAVKVRGEVTDLVTRFPAYPHSAQV; translated from the coding sequence ATGACCACGCCCTTCTACGGCCCCGACTACTCCGAGCTGCAGCAGTTCGACCCGGAGATCGCCGACGTGCTCGTCGACGAGCTCGAGCGCATCCGCGGCGGGCTGCAGCTGATCGCCAGCGAGAACATGTCGAGCCCGTCCGTCATCACCGCGCTCGGCTCGACGCTCACGAACAAGTACGCCGAGGGTTACCCCGGCCGCCGCTACTACGGCGGGTGCGAGGTCGTCGACGTCGCCGAGAACCTCGCGATCGAGCGGTGCAAGGCGCTGTTCGACGCCGACCACGCCAACGTGCAGCCGCACTCCGGCGCCAGCGCCAACCAGGCGGTCTACGGCGCGTTCATGAAGCCCGGCGAGACGCTGCTCGCGATGGCGCTGCCGATGGGCGGCCACCTGACCCACGGCACCAAGGTCTCCTTCTCCGGCAAGTGGTTCGACGCCGTGCACTACGGCGTCGACAAGGAGACCGAGAACATCGACTACGACGAGGTCGAGCGCCTGGCCAAGGAGCACCGGCCCAAGGTCATCTGCGCCGGCGGCTCGGCGATCCCGCGGCTGATCGACTTCGAGTTCTTCCGCAACCTCGCCGACGAGGTCGGTGCGATCTTCTGGGTCGACGCCGCGCACTTCATCGGTCTGGTGGCCGGCAAGGCGATCCCCTCGCCGGTGCCGTACGCCGACGTCGTCACCTTCACCACGCACAAGGTGCTGCGCGGCCCGCGCTCCGGTGCGCTGGTCTGCCGCGAGGAGCACGCCAAGGCGCTCGACAAGGCCGTCTTCCCGATGATGCAGGGCGGCCCGCAGATGCACACCGTCGCCGCGAAGGCGGTGAACTTCAAGGAGTGCGCCTCGCCGGAGTACGCCGACTACGCCAAGCAGGTCATCGCCAACGCCCAGCAGCTGGCGACCTCGTTGGGGGACAAGGGCATCCGCCCGACCACCGGCGGCACCGACACCCACCTGTCGCTGCACGACCTGCAGGGCATCGGGGTCACCGGCGCCGAGGCCGAGGAGCGCGCCGACGCGGCCGGCATCGTGCTCAACAAGAACGCCATCCCGTTCGACCCGCAGAAGCCCAACGTCGCCTCGGGCATCCGGGTCGGCGCTCCGTGCGTCACGACCCAGGGCATGGGCACCGAGGAGATGAAGACCATCGCCGAGCTCATCCACACGGCGATCACCGAGGGCGACGGCACCCGCGAGCACCCGGCCGCGGTCAAGGTCCGCGGCGAGGTGACCGACCTGGTCACCCGGTTCCCGGCGTACCCGCACTCGGCGCAGGTCTGA
- a CDS encoding MraY family glycosyltransferase has product MREYVLVCLVVTVVTFLATPFARWIAVRFDAITPVRGRDVHTVPIPRLGGLAMLAGLVAGLAVASQLPFLSQLFRVEDGQGPKLAGVLVGAVLICALGVIDDLRGLDALTKFAGQMLAGGLMAFSGVQLISLPIDGRTILPQPILVVLTVFIVVATTNAVNFVDGLDGLAAGVVGIAGLTFFIWAYFQPRFDPPNVFSVAALLSAVLVGCCLGFLPHNFFPARLFMGDSGALLLGLLLSAATISFTGDYDPAIAEVSTAVSWWLPIALPVAILLLPVVDILLAFRRRGRNFTRPDAKHLHHKMLRIGHTHRRAVLILYAWSFSIAVGVLSFSYTAVPVATSILAVLLAGSLVLTWGVPRWLDQHRL; this is encoded by the coding sequence GTGCGGGAGTACGTCCTCGTCTGCCTGGTCGTCACGGTCGTGACGTTCCTGGCGACGCCGTTCGCCCGGTGGATCGCGGTGCGGTTCGACGCGATCACCCCGGTGCGCGGTCGGGACGTGCACACCGTGCCGATCCCGCGGCTGGGAGGTCTCGCGATGCTGGCCGGCCTGGTGGCCGGCCTCGCGGTGGCCTCCCAGCTGCCGTTCCTGTCCCAGCTGTTCCGGGTCGAGGACGGTCAGGGACCCAAGCTCGCCGGCGTCCTGGTGGGCGCCGTCCTGATCTGCGCGCTCGGGGTCATCGACGACCTTCGCGGTCTCGACGCGCTCACCAAGTTCGCCGGGCAGATGCTCGCCGGCGGGCTCATGGCCTTCTCCGGAGTGCAGCTGATCAGCCTGCCGATCGACGGGCGCACCATCCTGCCGCAGCCGATCCTGGTCGTCCTCACCGTCTTCATCGTCGTGGCCACCACCAACGCGGTGAACTTCGTCGACGGGCTCGACGGGCTGGCCGCGGGCGTGGTCGGCATCGCGGGCCTGACCTTCTTCATCTGGGCCTACTTCCAGCCGCGCTTCGACCCGCCCAACGTGTTCTCGGTGGCGGCGCTGCTGAGCGCGGTGCTGGTCGGGTGCTGCCTCGGCTTCCTGCCGCACAACTTCTTCCCCGCGCGCCTGTTCATGGGCGACTCGGGGGCGCTGCTGCTCGGGCTGCTGCTGTCGGCGGCGACGATCAGCTTCACCGGCGACTACGACCCCGCCATCGCCGAGGTCTCGACGGCGGTGTCGTGGTGGCTGCCGATCGCGCTGCCCGTGGCGATCCTGCTGCTGCCGGTGGTCGACATCCTGCTGGCCTTCCGCCGGCGCGGCCGCAACTTCACCCGCCCCGACGCCAAGCACCTGCACCACAAGATGCTGCGCATCGGCCACACCCACCGCCGCGCGGTGCTGATCCTGTACGCCTGGTCGTTCTCGATCGCGGTCGGAGTCCTGTCCTTCTCCTACACCGCCGTGCCGGTGGCCACGAGCATCCTCGCGGTGCTGCTCGCCGGCTCGCTCGTGCTGACCTGGGGAGTGCCCCGGTGGCTCGACCAGCACCGCTTGTGA
- a CDS encoding AtpZ/AtpI family protein: MSEPRKGSAYRPTEPSSDLLAAHATATLVTGPAMFAGIGWLVDRWLGTGPWLLLVGLLGGMALSLYSLYVRYGTSGQPSASPGKPRSAERPERPDGS, from the coding sequence ATGAGCGAGCCGCGCAAGGGTTCGGCCTACCGGCCCACCGAGCCCTCGTCCGACCTGCTGGCCGCGCACGCCACCGCCACCCTGGTCACCGGACCGGCGATGTTCGCCGGGATCGGCTGGCTCGTGGACCGCTGGCTCGGCACCGGACCGTGGCTGCTGCTGGTGGGTCTGCTCGGCGGGATGGCGCTGTCGTTGTACTCCCTGTACGTCCGGTACGGTACGTCAGGACAACCGAGCGCCTCCCCCGGGAAGCCGCGGTCCGCCGAGCGACCGGAACGACCCGATGGGTCCTGA
- the atpB gene encoding F0F1 ATP synthase subunit A, producing MSLSALSAQAVAALPAADDGSGRTGHFPPSPESFWLPLVSVGPVAITRIMVIALISMLALAGWLLWSTKNATVVPSKKQWVTEQAYSFVRGGIAEDSIGSREFIKYVPLLFSLFLFILLNNLMGIIPPFQIPTMSRIGFPIALTAIVYVVYHWIGIKKHGGLVGYVKWMIPPGIPGWLLPLIAFLELMTFFITRPLTLALRLFGNMFAGHMLLLVFIVGGVELFLADSIALKLVAIPAWLMAVVMTAFEALIQFLQAYVFTLLAASYIGGALADDH from the coding sequence GTGAGCCTCAGCGCACTGAGCGCCCAGGCCGTCGCGGCCCTTCCTGCAGCCGACGACGGCAGCGGACGGACGGGTCACTTCCCGCCGTCGCCCGAGAGCTTCTGGCTCCCGCTCGTGTCGGTCGGTCCGGTGGCGATCACCCGAATCATGGTCATCGCCCTGATCTCGATGCTGGCGCTCGCCGGCTGGCTGCTGTGGTCGACCAAGAACGCCACGGTCGTCCCGAGCAAGAAGCAGTGGGTGACCGAGCAGGCCTACTCCTTCGTGCGCGGCGGCATCGCCGAGGACTCCATCGGCTCGCGCGAGTTCATCAAGTACGTCCCGCTCCTGTTCAGCCTGTTCCTGTTCATCCTGCTGAACAACCTGATGGGCATCATCCCGCCGTTCCAGATCCCGACGATGTCGCGCATCGGCTTCCCGATCGCGCTGACCGCGATCGTCTACGTCGTCTACCACTGGATCGGCATCAAGAAGCACGGCGGCCTCGTCGGCTACGTGAAGTGGATGATCCCCCCGGGCATCCCCGGCTGGCTGCTCCCGCTGATCGCCTTCCTGGAGCTGATGACCTTCTTCATCACCCGCCCGCTGACCCTGGCGCTGCGACTGTTCGGCAACATGTTCGCCGGTCACATGCTGCTGCTGGTGTTCATCGTCGGCGGTGTCGAGCTGTTCCTCGCCGACAGCATCGCCCTCAAGCTCGTCGCGATCCCCGCCTGGCTGATGGCCGTTGTCATGACCGCCTTCGAGGCGCTGATCCAGTTCCTGCAGGCCTACGTCTTCACCCTGCTGGCCGCCTCCTACATCGGCGGCGCGCTGGCGGACGACCACTGA
- a CDS encoding F0F1 ATP synthase subunit C, translating to MGSVTGSISLVGYGLAAIGPAIAVGLIFAAYINGVARQPESANMLRPIAILGFALAEALAIFGLVLFFINN from the coding sequence ATGGGTTCTGTCACGGGTTCCATCTCCCTGGTCGGCTACGGCCTCGCCGCCATCGGCCCCGCCATCGCCGTGGGTCTGATCTTCGCCGCCTACATCAACGGCGTTGCGCGCCAGCCGGAGTCGGCCAACATGCTGCGCCCGATCGCCATCCTGGGCTTCGCGCTCGCCGAGGCGCTCGCGATCTTCGGTCTGGTGCTCTTCTTCATCAACAACTAG